One stretch of Vigna unguiculata cultivar IT97K-499-35 unplaced genomic scaffold, ASM411807v1 contig_5, whole genome shotgun sequence DNA includes these proteins:
- the LOC114172228 gene encoding uncharacterized protein LOC114172228 yields the protein MSSKIAEHMQWHASRSTHEGILRHPSDSEAWKNFDLMNPQFASDPRNVRLGLATDGFNPFGDLRNDIDVYLRPLIEELKELWNTGVETFDSHKKEVFHMHATILWTISDFPSLGTLSGWNTHTRLACPRCNFDTTPKKIQGHKFRLCCNRFDGSVETRNPPLRISGINVLQKVQNLNIVFGKEPEVEERGKRQWKGHHPIDGPLQWRKKSIFFELPYCVNNLLHHNLDVMHIEKNVCDNVVYTLLNQGKKSKDNLKARNDLKDWDVRPDLWPDANNRYLPAIYTLTKENKHIFMKTLKNITVPDGYSSNISRCVDVKQFKLGGLKHLCNKVLKVDELNQLQNRVVPTLCHMEMLFPPAYFTVMVHLIVHLVEDAKIEGPVQYRWMYPIERYLGKLKSYVRNKAQPEGSIAEGYLTEESLTFCSRYLDGIETIFNRIRRVDDEPDTMVSSVSGLFPPVGKPVGGFTYFSLSTKEKLQAHRHIKNDLNGPYSDDLKLLAMGPIDCAKRYNAYNVNGFKFRTLERDDGLKTQNSGIFGTFVTRSYVSSIDNQMQFGGVPYYGKLVDIIEINYNGRFSITLFKCMWANTTTSRGIITDDLGFRLVNFTRLIHIGDNDDDEPNIQAAEAQMVYYVVDELDKNWSIPLHLKPQVLYDIGGDNDVTFHDCEPFEQQNLETLFPDGEGNIPLTRSY from the exons ATGTCTTCTAAAATAGCTGAGCATATGCAATGGCATGCATCAAGAAGTACACATGAAGGCATATTAAGGCATCCAAGTGATTCTGAAGCATGGAAGAACTTTGATCTAATGAATCCTCAATTTGCTTCAGACCCTCGAAATGTCAGACTTGGTTTGGCTACTGATGGGTTCAATCCATTTGGTGATTTGA gaaatgatattgatgtATATTTAAGGCCATTAatagaagaattaaaagagCTATGGAACACTGGGGTTGAAACTTTTGATTCACATAAGAAAGAAGTGTTTCATATGCATGCAACTATATTATGGACTATTAGTGATTTTCCTAGTCTTGGAACCTTATCTGGGTGGAACACACACACTAGGTTGGCTTGCCCTAGGTGTAATTTTGACACAACTCCTAAGAAGATTCAag GGCACAAATTTAGATTATGCTGCAATCGTTTTGATGGAAGTGTGGAAACTAGAAATCCTCCTTTGAGAATATCAGGAATAAATGTCTTACAAAAAGTTCAGAATCTTAATATTGTATTTGGGAAAGAACCAGAAGTTGAGGAACGGGGGAAAAGACAATGGAAAGGTCACCACCCTATTGATGGCCCTCTACAATGGAGAAAAAAGAgtatattttttgaacttcctTATTGCGTGAACAATTTATTGCACCACAATCTAGATGTTATgcacattgaaaaaaatgtatgtgataaTGTGGTCTATACATTATTGAACCAAGGTAAAAAGTCAAAGGACAACCTAAAGGCACGAAATGACTTAAAAGATTGGGATGTTAGACCTGATCTTTGGCCTGATGCAAATAACAGATATCTTCCGGCTATATATACattgacaaaagaaaataaacatatatttatgaaaacattGAAGAACATCACTGTTCCAGATGGCTACTCAAGTAACATTAGTAGATGTGTTGATGTCAAACAATTTAAGCTTGGAGGATTGAAA CACTTGtgcaataaagttttaaaagtgGATGAACTTAACCAATTGCAAAATAGAGTTGTTCCTACATTATGTCACATGGAGATGTTGTTTCCTCCTGCATATTTTACAGTCATGGTTCATTTGATTGTGCATTTGGTGGAAGATGCCAAGATTGAAGGACCTGTCCAATATAGgtggatgtatcccattgagaGATATTTGGGAAAATTGAAGTCTTATGTGCGTAACAAGGCTCAACCAGAAGGCTCAATAGCTGAAGGCTACCTAACTGAAGAGTCCTTAACCTTTTGTTCTAGATATTTAGATGGAATTGAGACTATATTTAATCGAATAAGGCGTGTTGATGACGAACCTGACACCATGGTATCTAGTGTAAGTGGTTTGTTTCCACCAGTTGGAAAACCAGTTGGGGGTTTTACTTACTTCTCTTTATCAACAAAGGAAAAGTTACAAGCACATCGTCAT ataaagaATGACTTAAATGGACCTTACTCAGATGATTTAAAGCTCTTAGCTATGGGTCCAATTGATTGTGCAAAGCGTTACAATGCTTACAATGTTAATGGCTTCAAGTTTCGTACGTTAGAGAGAGATGATGGACTTAAAACACAAAACAGTGGAATATTTGGTACTTTTGTGACAAGGAGCTATGTAAGTAGCATTGACAATCAAATGCAATTTGGGGGTGTGCCTTATTATGGAAAATTGGTAGACATAATTGAGATCAACTATAATGGTCGATTCTCTATTACTTTGTTCAAATGTATGTGGGCTAATACAACTACTTCTAGAGGGATTATAACAGATGACTTGGGATTTAGATTAGTAAACTTTACACGTTTAATACACATTGGTGATAATGATGACGACGAACCAAACATTCAGGCTGCAGAAGCTCAAATGGTTTATTATGTAGTGGATGAATTAGATAAAAATTGGAGCATTCCTCTGCATCTAAAGCCACAAGTCTTATATGACATTGGTGGAGATAATGATGTCACTTTCCATGATTGTGAACCatttgaacaacaaaatttggaaaCTTTATTTCCAGATGGAGAAGGGAATATACCATTAACAAGGTCATACTGA